The sequence TGCTATCGTAAAAGGGAAAGAAAAAACGGGAGGCAGGCGTGTATGGCTGACAGTGAAATTCTTCCCCCTGCTGTAGCAACTTTTTTAAACGGTGAACAATTAGAAGAAAAGCAGCATGAGGCGATGCATTTTTTGACGGTTGATGACAATGGGTTTCCATATAAAGCGATGGTAAGCGTCGGCGAAGTGTTGGCCTATTCAAAAGACCGGTTACGGATTGCGTTATGGAGCGGAACACAAACGGATAACAATGCGACGCGTTCGGAAAAAGCTGTGCTGTTACTCGTTACGTGCGAAACGGCTTTTGATATTCAGCTAATGCTCGAACCGATAGGTCGTCAAGAGGGCCTTGCCCTTTACGAAGGGCGCGTCTTACATGTGAAAGCCGACCAAGCGCCTTATGCTAAATTAGAGTCGGCGGTACGCTTTACGTTAAAGGATCCAGATGCTTCACTCGCCCATTGGCGCCACAAACTTGAGCTTCTAAAAAACTAGCCTATTGTTTTCAAGGGCGTGGCTATGCTAAACTAGTGATACTGACGTGTTCGTGGAGGTGTTTGTTGATGCAGCTGTTTTTGATGATCGCATTAATTATTGTTTCTGTCCTCTTAGTCGCTGTCGTTCTTTTGCAGCCAGGTCGCAGCTCTGGGTTATCGGGCGCCATTACTGGAGGGGCAGAGCAGTTGCTAGGAAAACAAAAAGCGCGCGGGCTTGATGCGGTATTGCATCGAGCAACAATCGTACTTGCTGTTTTGTTTTTTATTTTGACAGGGTTAAATGCGTATTTCCTATAAACGATGCGGAACACCTGGGCTTGCCAGGTGTTTTTTCTGTTTTCTGTTTAATCGCAGCTTAAAAAAGGAACAATCGGATATAGAGGTGATGAAGTGCGCTTAATCATTTTAGACCAAGTGCCTATAACGATAGGGCAAACAGCGGAACAAACAGCGGAACGAACGTTCTCTCTTGTTGAGCTTGCCGAACAATGGGGGTACGAACGGTATTGGTTTGCCGAACACCACGGTACGAGGGGGCTTGGTTCCAGTGCTCCTGAAGTGTGGATGGCAGCTGCTGCCGCAAGGACAAAGACGATTCATGTAGGCTCTGGAGGCATTTTGTTGCCCCAGTATAGCCCTTATAAAGTAGCGGCTCAGTTAAGGCAGCTAGAAACGATGTTCCCAGGTCGAATTGACGGCGGCATTGGCAACTCCCCTGGTGGCCCTGAACGAATCCGCGCGGCTCTTGCGTATGGACATACAGAGGGGATCGCCATGTTTTGGGAGAAAGTCGATGCCCTTTCCAAGTGGATACAAGGCGGCAGGCACAAGGAAGTGACTGTTTCGCCGAAACCAGCAAGTACACCAAACTTGTTTATCCTTGGTCTTGGAGAACGGAGCGCCATCGAAGCGGGCCGGCGGGGGTTAGGTTTTGTCCATGGGCGTTTTATCGAGCCTGGACGAGGGAGGTTGGCACACGCTGCATATCGACAAGCGTTTAAGGGCAAAGGGAAGCCAGATGCGTTAACGGCCGTATTTATCATTTGCGGCGAAACGGACGAGCATGCTGAAGAGTTGGCAAAGACCCAAGATTTATGGTTATTGCGGACGGAAAAAGGTTTAGATAGCCGCGTGCCAACCAGCATAACAGCCGCCTCTGCTCAGCTAAGCGAACAAGACCGTGCCCGTATCCAGGCGAATCGGAAGCGGATGATTATTGGCGGGCCTGAAACTGTAAAACGGGAATTAGAAAAAATCGCGAATGAAACAGGCTGCGACCAATTTCTAGTTTTAACGAATATCGATGATTTTGATGAAAAATGCCGTTCTTATGAACGGTTGGTGAAGGCCACAAAGTCGATAATATCAGCAGATTAAATAGAAAACGTTGTCAGCTGAAGATTGCAGTCGAGGGGAGAGGCGAATAGAACAGGCGTTCATAAGCATCAGCAAGGCAAATGAAAACATATGTGAATGTTTGTCTACAGTCTGTATCGTTCGTATGCTCGGCTGACAATCTGCTATCACGACTACAAAGCAACAGGAGGAACCTTTTGTGATTGGGTGTCTATGTATACATGGCTTTACTGGGGATCCGTGGGAAGTACAGCCTATTGCCGATGAACTGGCAAAGCAGCCTGGCTGGCTTGTTTATACGCCTGTATTGCCTGGCCACGGCCAAGGAAGTTTGCGGGAGTTAAAGCATGTGACATACAAACAGTGGGTATTTGCTGTGGAAGTAGCGGCTGAAGAAATGAGAAAACGGTGCGACCGCCTTTATGTGATTGGTTTTTCAATGGGTGGAATGCTTGCCAGTTACATAGCAGCCCGTTTTCCTGTCGACAAGCTTGTACTGTTAAACGCTGCTGCCTACTATATGAATCCGAAACAGTTTGTAAAAGACATGTTCTCTGCCATTCGCTACCACCTGACTGGCGAACAAGAAGGCGATGAGCTGATTGAACTTTATGAAAGGAAATTCAGGACAACGCCATTCGCCGCTGTACACCAATTTTTGCAACTCGTCCAAAAAACGAAGCCTTATGCAAGTAAAGTGACGGTGCCAACGCTCATTATCCAAGGAGAGCTTGATGGCCTTGTTCCATTAAAGTCAGCTTATTATCTTTATGATGTAATTGGGTCCAAAACAAAACAAATTAAAGTGATGAAACGATCACGCCATATGATTTGCCATGGATATGAAGCCGATAAAGTGATTGAGGAAATTAAAATGTTTCTGACAGATAGACAAACAGAGAGGGAAGATGACAATGAAATTAGTGCCACCTAAACCTTTTACATTTGAAGGAGGACAGCGGGCTGTTCTGTTATTGCATGGCTTTACAGGAACGACTGCTGATGTCCGCATGCTTGGCCGCTTTTTGCAAAAGCATGGCTATACATGCCATGCCCCTTTATATAGAGGGCATGGCGTGCCGCCAGAAGAGCTTGTAAAGTACAGCCCAGAAGATTGGTGGGCTGATGTACAGGCAGCGTATGAACAATTGCAACAAGATGGCTATAAGGAAATCGCAGTGTGCGGATTATCTCTAGGTGGTGTTTTTTCATTAAAAGCAGGTTTCTCTATGCCTGTAAAGGGAATCATATCGATGTGTGCCCCTGTCAGGCCCAAAACGGAGGAAGCGATCAAAGTTGGGATGCTCCGTTACGCGAAAGAGTACAAGCGTCTTGAAAAGAAAGAAGACGCGGTGATCGAAGCCGAAATTAGCGCGCTTGCAGAAAAATCGCTTGAGCCGCTTTATCAGTTGCGGCAGTTGATGGATGACGTACGGGAACAGCTTGACTTGATTTATGCGCCAACGTTCGTTGTCCAAGCGCGCTATGACGAAATGATCGATACCGAAAGCGCTACGATCATTTTGGACAATGTTGGCACAGACGACAAACAGCTAAAGTGGTATGAACATTCGACCCACGTGATTACACTCGGTGAGGAGAAAGAACAGCTTCATGAAGACATACTTGAGTTTTTAAATCACTTAGATTGGTCAAACTAAAAACAAAAGCTTGAAGGAGGGAAAGAATGGCTGCTCGATTAAAAGAAGAGCTGCTTGCCTATTTTCAAAATGAGGCGAAAAAGCCTGTTACAGTAGATGAATTAGAAGAGCAGTTCGGCATAGCTTCTGGCGACGACTTTAAAAAGTTGATCCAAGGCTTGAATGAACTGGAAGAAGAGGGGAGCATTGTGCGCACGCGGACAAACCGTTACGGCATCCCCGAAAAAATGAATTTAGTGCGTGGCCGTGTCCAAGGCCATGCAAAAGGATTCGCTTTTGTGTTGCCTGAAAACGGCGAGGAAGACATTTATGTTCCACAAGGCTCCTTGGCAGGGGCAATGAATGGCGATATCGTCCTTGTCCGTATGGATGAACGGACAAGCGGCGCCCGGGCTGAAGGAAAAGTGATCCGCATTATTGAACGGAAAGTGACAGAAGTCGTCGGCGAGTATAAACAGTTTTCTTCGTATGCGTTAGTCGTTGCCGACGACAAACGGATTAGCGCAGACTTTCTTGTTGTCAACGGCCAGGAAAAAGGCGCAGTTGATGGCCATAAAGTAATCGCGACGATTACCAAATATCCAGAAGGGCGTTTCGGCGGAGAAGCAGAAATAAAAGAAGTCCTTGGCCATAAAAATGACCCAGGCATGGACATTCTGTCGATCATTTACAAATATGGCATCCCGCAAAGTTTTTCCGAAGAAGCGCTTGCACAAGCGGCAAACGTGCCAGATGAGATTACAGAAGCAGACTTGCAGGACAGGCGCGACTTAAGGAACGAGCAAATCGTCACCATTGACGGGGCTGATGCCAAAGACCTAGACGATGCTGTACAAGTAAAAAAATTGGAAAACGGCCATTTTTTGCTCGGCGTACACATTGCTGACGTTTCCCATTATGTCGAAGAAGGGTCGCCGATTGACAAGGAAGCGTCTGACCGCGCTACAAGCGTCTATCTAGTTGACCGTGTGATTCCGATGATTCCACACCGTCTTTCAAACGGCATTTGCAGTTTAAATCCAAAAGTAGACCGTTTGACGCTGTCTTGCCAAATGGAAATCGACGAAAATGGTGGCGTTGTGAACCACGAGATTTTCCAAAGTGTCATTCGAACGACAGAGCGGATGACATATAGCGACGTTAACAAAATACTAGTCGAACAAGACGAGGCCTTGCGAGAGCGTTATGAAGCGTTAGTGCCGATGTTTGAAGCAATGGAAGATTTGGCACAAATTTTAAGAGACAAACGCTTCGCCCGTGGCGCCATTGATTTTGATTTTAAAGAAGCAAGAGTGCTTGTCAATGAAGAAGGCAAAGCGACAGATGTTGTGTTGCGGGAACGCTCAGTTGCGGAGAAGCTAATTGAAGAATTTATGCTTGCCGCTAATGAGACTGTCGCTGAACACTTCCATTGGTTAAAATTGCCGTTTGTATACCGGATTCACGAAGACCCTGATGCGGATAAATTCAATTCGTTTTTAGAGTTTATTACTGGGTTTGGCTATGTGGTTCGGGGCACAGCCAATACCGTTCATCCTCGTGCCTTGCAAGCACTTTTAGAGGAAATTTCCGGCGAACCAGAAGAAATGGTCATTAGCCGCGTCATGCTGCGCTCAATGAAACAAGCGAAGTATGATGTCCATCCAGTTGGCCACTTTGGGTTGTCAGCAGACTTTTATACTCATTTTACTTCGCCAATTCGCCGTTATCCTGATTTGCTCGTCCACCGCCTCATCCGCACGTACTTGATCAAAGGCAAAACGGATCGCAATACGACGGCAAAATGGCAGGAAGTGCTGCCTGGTTTAACAGCTCACGCTTCGGAAATGGAGCGGCGCGCGATTGACGCTGAACGGGATACAGACAGCGTGAAAAAAGCCCAATACATGGAAGATAAAATTGGCGAGACGTTTACAGGGATCATTAGCGGTGTCACCAATTTCGGTCTATTTGTCGAATTGGAGAATACGGTTGAAGGGTTAGTCCATGTTAGCTATTTGACAGACGACTACTACCATTATGACCAAAAGCATTATGCGATGATTGGCGAACGAAGCGGCACCGTTTTCCGCATCGGCGATGAACTCGAAGTCCGCGTTATCCAAGTAAATGTCGAAGAAGCATCGGTCGACTTTGAAATTGTCGGTATGCAGCCCCGCAAGCCGCGGAAAATACTTGAGCGGCCAAAAGTGATTGATGGCGGAAAAAGACAGCAACGGAACGGAAAAAAACGTGACAAGAATCGTTTGACAGGCGATCCAAATAAAGATGGCAGCCGGTCAAAGGCAAAGCGGAAGAAAAAGCCGTTTTATGAAAACGCCCCTAAAGCGAAACGAAAAAAAGGCCGTCGTAAAACGCGGAAATGACAGCTTTTGGATAGTGCCCCGTCATGTATGACTAGGACATCCGACAGTTTCCTACATGTACCTGCTTGCACGATCCTTGTTTTCTCCCGTACACTACAAGCAATAAGGAGGGAGAAACGTGACAAAAACAGAAATTGGCATATTGCTTGTCCGTGTCACCGTAGGAATCATTTTTCTATTCCACGGACTGGATAAGTTTAATGGCGGAATTGAAGGGACGGGCGCGTTTTTTGATTCAATCGGCATTCCAGCAGCAATGGCCAGCGTCGTTGCCTTTGTCGAGATCATTGGCGGGCTCGCCCTTATTCTCGGATTAGGAACCCGTATCATTGGCGCTGTGTTTGCGGCCATTATGGTTGTAGCCATCATAACCGCCAAATGGGAAGCAGGCTTGCTTGGCGGCTACGAGCTTGATCTTATTTTGCTAGTAACTTCGCTTTTGCTTGTGTTAAACGGCAGCAAACTGCTTGCCATCGATCAGCTTTTTGGAAAGAAAAAGCGCCGCCGCTTTTAACGTATTTCCAAAAGAAGTCTCCCCCTTCAAGCGTGTGAAGGGCGTAGCTGGGCGGTAAGGGGGAGATGAATATCGGTTGGCGATAGCCAAAAATTGGAATAAACAACGGATTCGAGTAGCTAAACTTCAAGAGAAAGTCGCCAATCAACGTAGAAACTTTCTTCACCATCAATCAAAAGAATTGGCGACGAATTATGATGCCGTTATCATTGAAGATTTGAATATGAAAGGAATGGCACAAGCCTTGAAGTTTGCCAAAAGTGTCGCTGATAACGGTTGGGGAATGTTCACTTCTTTCTTGAAATACAAGCTAAACGAACAAGGAAAACGACTGATCAAAATTGATAAATGGTTTCCATCTACAAAAACTTGTTCAAGTTGTGGTTCAGTAAGAGAGATAACATTATCGGAACGCACCTATCGATGTACTTGTGGGCTAACTCTTGATAGAGACTACAACTCTGCACTGAACATCAAAAAAGAAGGGATTCGCTTATTAGCCACTGCCTCATGAATCAATAAACTCTTGGAACAAGAGGGTTAGCTTGGTCCATTTCGCCGGCTACTAAAAGTGGCGATTACCCAAGAAGCCCCCACTTCAAGCAGCCTGCAAGGGTGATAAGTGGTGGGTAGTTCACCGTCTGCCGTCTAGAGAAATTGACGAATGGCCGCTCCATTGGTACGATAATAGGAAGATGGTAGAAAGATGCAGGTGGAACGTATGGGAGAAACGACAGAAGGCAAAGTTGTTGCACAAAATAAAAAAGCACGCCATGATTATTTTATTGAAGAAACATTTGAAGCGGGCATTGTCCTAACCGGAACAGAAATCAAGTCGATTCGGGCTGGGAAAATGAATTTAAAAGATTCGTTTGCCCGCATCAAAAATGGTGAAGCTTTTTTGTACAATGCCCACATTAGTGAATACGAACAAGGCAACCGCTATAACCATGAACCGACACGGCCGCGGAAACTGTTGCTCCATAAAAAACAAATCAATACATTAATTGGGCAAACGCAGCAAAAAGGCTATTCAATCGTGCCATTAAAAGTCTATATTAAAAACGGCTTTGCTAAAGTGCTTATCGGCCTTGCAAAAGGGAAGAAAAACTACGATAAGCGTGAGACATTACGGCGAAAAGACGCGAAGCGCGAAGTGGAGCGGGCGATAAAAGAGCGAATGCGCAGTTAATGGAAGTCGGAAACGGCAAATTGTTGACATTTCAACAGAATGTAGTATAATGAAATATCCAGGTATTGACCTGGACTTTTCAAAAACAAGGGGACGTTTTGGATTCGACAGGGATAGGTCGAGCTTGCGTTGCGAGCCGAGGGGTCGGCCTCGTAAAAACGCACAAGCCAATAACTGGCAAAGAAAACAACAACTTCGCTCTAGCTGCGTAAGCTAAGCGGTCTCTCCTCTCCATCACCCATGTGGAGTGGCTGAGACTCAACTTTAGTGGGATACGCCTTTCTCCCCCCGCCTGAGGGAGAAGGAAGAGACTAATCAGGCTAGCTGCACGGAAGCCTGTCTTTGGGCTGAAGTGCTAGCGAAATACGAATACAAAGACTACGCTCGTAGAAGCGTAAGTGTCGTTATCTCTGGACGTGGGTTCAATTCCCACCGTCTCCATAGAAGAAGCCGCGAAAGTGTTGATTTATCAACACTTTCGTGGCTTTTTTGTGATGTATCATGAAGTCACCCTTTTTTGATGAGTAAGTATAGCTGAGCAGAGTGGAACAGAATTCCCACCCTCTCAATCCATTACCGACCATAGTGATGAAAATGATCACTTATCACATTGTACATTAAATTTGTTCCCATCAGGATCATAGAAATCTAAAAATAAATTGCCGAGCCCATCATCCATAATGTTTTCCACTTTGACTGCGTTCCTTTTTAAGTGATTGGCTAACGCTTCTATATGTTTGCATTGAAAGGCAATCACTGGATGAGTTTGATTGTTGACTTTAAATGTTGCAGTAGTTTGATGAGTGGATTCAACTAAAAATAACATTTGACCAGAGGGGAAATTTAGTTGTGCTTGTCTTTCCTCTTCACTATGCCAAACAAATTCAAGGTGTAGGATTTCCTTATACCATTTGATCGCATTTTCTAAGTGTGACACAGGAACATGACAATATAATAGTTGTTCTAACATAACAGCCTCCTGAATTTCTGCGTTTATCATGTTAAATTCGCTAGATTTTTTATAAAATCCTGTTTGCACTTCGTCGCTTCATTATGTTTTACAACCTCCTGAACATCCCTTTCCGACTTTCAATCAACCTTGATCATCAAGTTTGGGCGGCATAGCCAAAATAAAAGATTCCTAAACAGCCATTATTTATGTATAATTATCAAATACAGAGATTAAATATACGGAATGGGTGTCTATTATGGAATCATACAAATCGGTACAATCAAACAAACAACGTCCTATACAGTCGCGCCATCTTGCGACGTTTCTTATCCCATCTTTGGCTGGAGCGGTCCTGTTTTTAGTCCCTGTGAAAATAGATGACAATTGGACTGTTTTTATTGGCTATTTGGCTGGTTTAATAGAAGACGGCCTTTCTGGCGTTTTGCCTGGCTTTTTATTGGCCTTGCTTGTGTTTTCCGGTGTTGCTTCGTTTTTGTGTTGGGCGTTTAAACCTAGATTTATCTTGGATAAGCCAGCCTTAAAAACATTGTTTTATACATCTTTTACTTGGACGGCAATTCGTGTCCTCGGCGCTGTGTTTGCGCTAATGGTCATGACAGGGACTGGAATGGAAATGGTGTACAGCCCAGCAACAGGTGGGACAGTGTTTACTGATTTATTGCCTGTTCTTGCCGTGTGGTCGGTTGTAATGGGTCTGCTCATGCCGCTTTTGCTTGACTACGGGTTAATGGAGTGGCTTGGCACCCTTGCCCAAAAAATTATGCGCCCACTGTTCAAATTGCCTGGGCGCGCTTCTGTTGATTCTCTTGCCTCGTGGATGGGCAACAATATGATGAGCATTTTGATCACGATCAATCAATATGAAAATCGCTATTATACGAAAAAAGAGTCTGCTGTAATCGTCACGAATTTTACGATCACATCTATAGGCTTCAGTTTAATTATCGCTAAAATGCTAGGATTGGAACATCGCTTTGTATCTTTTTACATGACGGTTCTTGTAGGCGTTTTGCTCGCTGCGTTTATTTGCCCGCGCATTCCGCCGCTAGCGACAATGAAAAATACATATCACCTCGGCCAACCAGGAGCGATTGAAGAAACGGCGGAAACAGGCTCTTTATGGAAAAGCGCATTTGCCCGTGGCGTTGATAAGGCCAAACAAGCGCCCCATATAAGCACAGTGTTAAAAAAAGGAGCGTTCAACGCATTGGATATTTGGCTTGGCATGTTGCCACTTGTAATGGCAATTGGCACGCTTGCCTTAATGGTCGCCGAATATACACCTGTATTTACGTATCTTTCCTATCCACTTGTGCCTGTATTGGAATGGATGCAGATTCCAGACGCAGAGGCAGCTGCGCCAGCCATGCTTGTCGGCTTTGCAGATATGTTTTTGCCAGCTATACTAGGAGCAGGGATTGAAAGCGAGTTGACGCGTTTTGTCATTGGCGCTGTTTCGCTCATTCAACTTGTTTACATGTCTGAAATTGGTGTAATGCTTATTCGTTCAAGCATCCCGATCAACTTCTGGCAACTGTTTGTCATCTTTATTCAACGTACAGTGATTGCTTTGCCTGTCGTTGTGTTGATTGCCCACTTTATGATTTATCGTTAAAGGAGTGCCCTTCATGTCACAAGAATGGAATGATTTAGCACAAACTATTCCGTACCGCCTTGCCCCAAGCATGGCGAAAGACCATCCGAACTTGCCTGTAGAAAAAGAAGAAGGCTGTTATTATTACGGTGTCGACGGAAAAACCTATTTAGATTTTACATCAGGCATTGCTGTAACCAATGTCGGACACCGCCATCCAAAAATTGTCGCGGCGATCCAAGAAGAAGCTGGACGTTTTACGCATGGGCCAATTGGCGTCATCCAGTATGAATCAATTTTACAGCTTGCCAATGAGCTGGCTGAAATCATGCCAGGTGATTTAGATTGCTTCTTTTTTGGCAATAGCGGAACAGAGGCTGTAGAAGGGGCGCTTAAACTGGCCCGCCATGTGACAAAACGCCCGTACGTCATTTCTTTTAATGGCTGTTTCCACGGACGGACGCTCGGGTCGCTTAGCGTGAGCACGTCTAAAGCGAAGTACCGCAAGCACCAGCCCGCACAAGGGATGGCTTATCAAATTCCATATTACACGCCTGGCGATACGGAAGAACAAGCCATTGCCAAGCTTGATGAGTCATTTGCCTCCTTATTTGCCCACCAAGTATCACCAGACGAAGTAGCAGCCGTCATTATTGAACCTGTTCTTGGGGAAGGGGGGTATATTGTCCCGCCTGCCTCTTGGTTAAAACGAATTCGCTCTATTTGCGACGCGTACGGAATGCTGCTCATTTTTGACGAAGTGCAAACAGGATTTGGCCGGACAGGCGAATGGTTTGCAGCACAAACTTTTGGTGTCGTACCTGACATTATGGCGATTGCAAAGGGCATTGCTTCTGGGTTGCCACTCAGTGCCACTGTGGCCAATCATAAGCTCATGCAAAAGTGGCCTCTAGGAAGCCATGCCACGACTTTTGGCGGCAATCCGATTGCGTGTGCGGCGGCACGGGCCACAATTGCAGTAATAAAAGAGGAACGATTGCTTGAAAATGCCAAACAAGTAGGCGCTTATGCAAAACAACGTTTGAACGCGATGCAACAAAAATGGCCACAAATTGGTGCTGTCCGCGGCATAGGCATGATGTTTGGCATTGAAATTATCGACCCAGAAACGGGCGAAAAAGACGGCGACACTGCTGCAAAGATTTTGGACCTTGCATTAGAAGAAGGCGTTCTCTTTTATTTTTGCGGCAATGCCGGAGAAGTGTTGCGGATGATCCCACCATTAACTGTTACGAAAGCTGAAATCGATGAAGGCCTAGAGAAATTGGATCGGGCATTCACGCGGCTAGGCTAGTAGGTGCAAGTACGACGGCCTTGGACGTTTTACAACAACGTGTAGCGTGTAAATGGCGTTCACCTCTACGACATTAAATGAAAGCAGCAGCTGCTGCTTTTTTTGTTTGTTATCTTGTTGGGAAAATCCATATTCCTATAGCGGTTAACATAATAATCGTGTTATTTTGTTAGCGGTTCCAATTCACTATGAGGAGGATTATTATGAGATTAATTCGCTTGTCATTTTTAACGGTTTTAGTATGTTTGCTTACATGGGGAGGTGCTTATTCTTCTGAAGTCCGTGCACAACAAACATCAAGTATCGATTTTGATAAACCAATTGTGCTTGTACATGGGATTGGAGGAGCCGGTTACAATTTCTATAGCATCGAAAGAAAGCTAAGGAGCATTGGCTACGATCGTTCTGACTTACATGCAATAGATTTCGCCGACCGCTCCGGAAACAATTACAGAAACTCCCGGCAATTGAGAGACTTTATTAATGAAGTGCTAACCAATTATGATGTCGATGAAGTAAATATTATAGCCCACAGCATGGGGGGAGCAAATACATTACGGTATCTCACCCAACTTGGAGGCGTTGAACATGTAGACAAAGTTATTACGCTAGGAGGAGCCAACCGCTTGGGAGCAAGTTCCGTGCCAGACGGAGTCGATTTTACATCGATTTATAGCAGTTCCGATTTGATTGTAGCCAACAGTTTGTCGCGCATTGACGGGGCAAATAACATCCACGTTCCAGGCGTAACGCATCTGCTTCTTTTGACAAATAATAGGGTTCAAGATCTGATTGTCGAGGCATTAGAGAAGGAATAGAAACGAAACTAGAACATAGGTTTAGTAAACTAGAAAAAGAACGGCACCTGACGTTGATTTCGCGTGTCCGTTCTTTTTGGGGTATAAGAAATGAAAAAAGGTACCTTCTGATAAAATGAAATTCACCATAAAACCGTTAGATCTTTTGCGAACGCAACAGCTATTCCAAGACAGATCCTGACGCTACCTTCATCATACGAATGAAAGACGACTATATGAAAAATGGCCGGTTCAAAGCAGGATAGGATACAATCTCCAGGTCGTCACGGACAGTACGTACTTGCCTTTGACTTTTTCCCAAACCTGATGAAGGCCAAGAGAAATTGGATCGGGCATTCACGCGGCTTTTAGTAGGATTGGAGAACCATCGTTACAGTCACGGGATTGTATAGTTTGCATAGTATGTCACAACAACGTTCACTTAACAACAAACGGAGTGAAATTTTGTGGAAAATGGACAGGTTTTAGACACGCAAGGAATTTTTATAGGGCGGTTATTCACACTTGGAGGATCGGCATTGTTTTTAATTGGATCGTTCATTGCGGCGTACTATGCTTATAAGGACTATGTAGAAGCAGTGGAAAAATCGAACAAGTAGGTAAGTTGTAACATCGATCATGAGATCAAAGTTAGTCATTTTAGCCTCGGAAATATTATTTTGTCAATATTCCGAGGCTTTTTATGTTGGGATGGGATAACGGAATTTGTCTAAATATGATTATAACTAAAAAAGGTAATCTTAAAAGGAAAGCATTGTCCCCGCGAGGAGGAATTCTAAAAGAATTATCTTACCAGCGAAAAGTAACACCAACAAACGTAGATGGAAAAGAAATCGTCTTCCAAGCAGCTGAGACGTGGTTAAAAGACCAACCTACGTTTGAGCAGCAGTATGACCAAGAGGACGCATTAGGGGTCATCCTATTACGTTATTTATATTGTTTTTATGTTTAAAGAAAAGCATTTCGTCCATTTTCACCTTCCTGTTTTCCGTAGAATATACTATTCAATCAGCAAGCAGGAGGGGTCGGCACATGGATCGACAAAAAGTGTGCTTTATTAGCTGCGTCAATGATGAAGATCAGTATGCCCGGGCTGCGAGCCATATTGATATGCTTTATCCGCCAAAAGGGGTAACGGTAGAAAAAGTGGCGATCCGTCATGCAAAAAGCATGGCAAGTGGCTACAATGAAGCAATGGAAAAAAGCGATGCGCGTTACAAAGTGTATATGCGCCAAAATACGATGATCATAAACCGCATGTTCTTGCATGATTTGTTGTTTTTATTTGAACAACATCCTGACTTAGGCATGTTCGGCGTCATTGGCGCAAAGGACTTGCCTGCTTCAGGTATTTGGTGGGACAGTCC is a genomic window of Shouchella clausii containing:
- the secG gene encoding preprotein translocase subunit SecG, translated to MQLFLMIALIIVSVLLVAVVLLQPGRSSGLSGAITGGAEQLLGKQKARGLDAVLHRATIVLAVLFFILTGLNAYFL
- a CDS encoding alpha/beta hydrolase, whose translation is MIGCLCIHGFTGDPWEVQPIADELAKQPGWLVYTPVLPGHGQGSLRELKHVTYKQWVFAVEVAAEEMRKRCDRLYVIGFSMGGMLASYIAARFPVDKLVLLNAAAYYMNPKQFVKDMFSAIRYHLTGEQEGDELIELYERKFRTTPFAAVHQFLQLVQKTKPYASKVTVPTLIIQGELDGLVPLKSAYYLYDVIGSKTKQIKVMKRSRHMICHGYEADKVIEEIKMFLTDRQTEREDDNEISAT
- the smpB gene encoding SsrA-binding protein SmpB, with protein sequence MGETTEGKVVAQNKKARHDYFIEETFEAGIVLTGTEIKSIRAGKMNLKDSFARIKNGEAFLYNAHISEYEQGNRYNHEPTRPRKLLLHKKQINTLIGQTQQKGYSIVPLKVYIKNGFAKVLIGLAKGKKNYDKRETLRRKDAKREVERAIKERMRS
- a CDS encoding alpha/beta hydrolase, whose amino-acid sequence is MKLVPPKPFTFEGGQRAVLLLHGFTGTTADVRMLGRFLQKHGYTCHAPLYRGHGVPPEELVKYSPEDWWADVQAAYEQLQQDGYKEIAVCGLSLGGVFSLKAGFSMPVKGIISMCAPVRPKTEEAIKVGMLRYAKEYKRLEKKEDAVIEAEISALAEKSLEPLYQLRQLMDDVREQLDLIYAPTFVVQARYDEMIDTESATIILDNVGTDDKQLKWYEHSTHVITLGEEKEQLHEDILEFLNHLDWSN
- the rnr gene encoding ribonuclease R, encoding MAARLKEELLAYFQNEAKKPVTVDELEEQFGIASGDDFKKLIQGLNELEEEGSIVRTRTNRYGIPEKMNLVRGRVQGHAKGFAFVLPENGEEDIYVPQGSLAGAMNGDIVLVRMDERTSGARAEGKVIRIIERKVTEVVGEYKQFSSYALVVADDKRISADFLVVNGQEKGAVDGHKVIATITKYPEGRFGGEAEIKEVLGHKNDPGMDILSIIYKYGIPQSFSEEALAQAANVPDEITEADLQDRRDLRNEQIVTIDGADAKDLDDAVQVKKLENGHFLLGVHIADVSHYVEEGSPIDKEASDRATSVYLVDRVIPMIPHRLSNGICSLNPKVDRLTLSCQMEIDENGGVVNHEIFQSVIRTTERMTYSDVNKILVEQDEALRERYEALVPMFEAMEDLAQILRDKRFARGAIDFDFKEARVLVNEEGKATDVVLRERSVAEKLIEEFMLAANETVAEHFHWLKLPFVYRIHEDPDADKFNSFLEFITGFGYVVRGTANTVHPRALQALLEEISGEPEEMVISRVMLRSMKQAKYDVHPVGHFGLSADFYTHFTSPIRRYPDLLVHRLIRTYLIKGKTDRNTTAKWQEVLPGLTAHASEMERRAIDAERDTDSVKKAQYMEDKIGETFTGIISGVTNFGLFVELENTVEGLVHVSYLTDDYYHYDQKHYAMIGERSGTVFRIGDELEVRVIQVNVEEASVDFEIVGMQPRKPRKILERPKVIDGGKRQQRNGKKRDKNRLTGDPNKDGSRSKAKRKKKPFYENAPKAKRKKGRRKTRK
- a CDS encoding LLM class flavin-dependent oxidoreductase, with the protein product MRLIILDQVPITIGQTAEQTAERTFSLVELAEQWGYERYWFAEHHGTRGLGSSAPEVWMAAAAARTKTIHVGSGGILLPQYSPYKVAAQLRQLETMFPGRIDGGIGNSPGGPERIRAALAYGHTEGIAMFWEKVDALSKWIQGGRHKEVTVSPKPASTPNLFILGLGERSAIEAGRRGLGFVHGRFIEPGRGRLAHAAYRQAFKGKGKPDALTAVFIICGETDEHAEELAKTQDLWLLRTEKGLDSRVPTSITAASAQLSEQDRARIQANRKRMIIGGPETVKRELEKIANETGCDQFLVLTNIDDFDEKCRSYERLVKATKSIISAD
- a CDS encoding DoxX family protein — translated: MTKTEIGILLVRVTVGIIFLFHGLDKFNGGIEGTGAFFDSIGIPAAMASVVAFVEIIGGLALILGLGTRIIGAVFAAIMVVAIITAKWEAGLLGGYELDLILLVTSLLLVLNGSKLLAIDQLFGKKKRRRF